In a genomic window of Mycolicibacterium neoaurum VKM Ac-1815D:
- a CDS encoding GatB/YqeY domain-containing protein: MVDDTHAATALRDAMRADLSTAMKARAAETVAALRAGLAAIDNAEAVDIPDRTGALIPPGPESVIAGATTGLGSSEVSRRDLSSADVRAVISDLMAEYVTEADRYGALNRPEAAEQLRRQAAALSKYVGA, translated from the coding sequence ATGGTGGATGACACCCACGCCGCCACGGCGCTGCGTGATGCCATGCGCGCGGACCTCAGCACCGCGATGAAGGCCCGCGCCGCCGAAACAGTGGCGGCGCTGCGCGCGGGCCTGGCGGCCATCGACAATGCCGAAGCAGTCGACATCCCCGACCGCACCGGCGCGCTAATCCCGCCCGGACCGGAGTCCGTGATCGCGGGTGCCACAACAGGTCTGGGATCCAGTGAGGTATCCCGACGCGATCTCTCGAGCGCCGATGTCCGCGCTGTGATCAGTGATCTGATGGCCGAGTACGTCACCGAAGCGGACCGCTACGGCGCGCTCAACCGTCCGGAGGCCGCTGAACAACTGCGACGCCAGGCGGCTGCCCTGAGCAAGTATGTGGGAGCGTAG
- a CDS encoding nitronate monooxygenase has protein sequence MTMTARTKAARDPLGLDIPLVAAPMAGGATTAAMVIAAAEAGGLGFLAAGYKTPQVLLAEIAAVRKASIPFGVNIFAPNPVPIDAVSYRQYAYLVQQVADRFELELPRDPIEDDDAFGAKIDLLLTDPVPVVSFTFGLPGGDVIARLQKVGTIVVQTVTNSVEATAAAAAGADLVVAQAGAAGGHSGTFTPDRPPAGIAVTDLVAEVSAAVDIPVIAAGGLASAEEVSQVLGAGAVAAAVGTALLRADESAASPTHKAALLDPVCKDTVLTRAFTGRPARGLRNAFIDRFEADAPLGYPAIHHLTSALRKAAAAAGVDDLVHLWAGTGYRRVRDESTATILAGLARNG, from the coding sequence ATGACGATGACCGCACGCACCAAGGCTGCCCGTGACCCACTCGGGCTCGACATTCCGCTGGTCGCCGCACCGATGGCCGGGGGTGCCACCACCGCGGCGATGGTGATCGCCGCCGCCGAAGCCGGCGGCCTTGGATTTCTGGCCGCCGGCTACAAGACCCCGCAGGTGCTGCTCGCGGAGATCGCTGCGGTGCGAAAGGCGTCGATCCCGTTCGGCGTCAACATTTTCGCACCGAACCCCGTGCCCATCGATGCCGTGTCGTACCGGCAGTACGCATACCTGGTCCAGCAGGTGGCCGACCGGTTCGAGCTCGAGTTGCCTCGCGATCCGATCGAGGATGACGACGCGTTCGGCGCCAAGATCGACCTGCTGCTGACCGATCCGGTCCCGGTGGTCAGCTTCACCTTCGGTCTCCCCGGTGGCGATGTCATCGCCAGACTGCAGAAGGTGGGCACCATCGTGGTGCAGACGGTCACGAATTCGGTCGAGGCGACCGCTGCCGCCGCGGCGGGGGCCGATCTGGTGGTGGCGCAGGCCGGCGCAGCAGGCGGACACTCGGGCACCTTCACCCCCGACCGGCCGCCCGCCGGCATCGCGGTCACCGATCTGGTGGCCGAGGTGAGCGCCGCGGTGGACATCCCGGTGATCGCGGCCGGCGGGCTGGCGAGCGCCGAGGAGGTATCGCAGGTGCTCGGCGCCGGGGCGGTGGCGGCGGCGGTGGGTACCGCGCTGTTGCGCGCTGACGAGAGCGCCGCGTCGCCCACCCACAAGGCCGCACTGCTCGATCCGGTATGCAAGGACACCGTGCTGACGCGCGCGTTCACCGGGCGGCCCGCCCGTGGGCTGCGCAATGCTTTCATCGATCGTTTCGAGGCCGACGCGCCATTGGGGTATCCCGCGATCCACCACCTGACCAGTGCCCTGCGCAAGGCCGCGGCGGCAGCCGGCGTCGACGACCTCGTTCACCTGTGGGCAGGGACCGGGTACCGTCGCGTCCGTGATGAATCGACCGCAACGATCCTGGCGGGGTTGGCTCGCAACGGCTGA
- a CDS encoding cutinase family protein, whose amino-acid sequence MLARTVAASGLALAALPVLIPTAASQPQPCPDIGVVFARGTAEPPGVGGVGQRFVDSLRAQAFPRTVGVHAVNYPASNNFTGGALFTQNVVDGVRDETDHVRGVTSVCPNTRMVLGGYSQGAVVTALSTSGVVPAGVAGPPPLPNDVIDNVAAVVLFGMPSGWSAVKYGTPVIDVGPAYTAKALELCAPGDTVCAGSPPSGSSAPHQQYAVNGMADQAAAFTVGKLAVPA is encoded by the coding sequence GTGCTCGCCCGGACGGTGGCGGCAAGCGGACTGGCGCTGGCCGCGCTACCGGTCCTGATTCCCACGGCGGCGTCCCAGCCGCAGCCCTGTCCCGATATCGGCGTGGTCTTCGCCAGGGGTACCGCCGAGCCACCGGGCGTCGGCGGTGTGGGGCAGCGTTTCGTCGATTCACTTCGTGCCCAGGCCTTTCCGCGGACGGTCGGGGTTCACGCCGTCAACTATCCGGCCAGCAACAACTTCACCGGCGGCGCCCTGTTCACGCAGAATGTCGTCGATGGCGTTCGCGATGAGACCGATCATGTCCGCGGTGTCACCTCGGTGTGCCCGAACACCCGGATGGTGCTCGGTGGCTACTCGCAGGGTGCGGTCGTGACGGCACTGTCCACCTCGGGTGTGGTGCCCGCCGGGGTGGCCGGCCCGCCGCCGCTGCCCAATGACGTCATCGACAATGTGGCGGCGGTGGTCTTGTTCGGGATGCCCTCCGGTTGGTCGGCGGTGAAGTACGGAACCCCGGTGATCGACGTCGGGCCCGCCTACACCGCCAAGGCGCTTGAGCTCTGTGCTCCCGGCGACACCGTGTGCGCGGGTTCACCGCCGTCCGGATCCAGTGCGCCGCATCAGCAGTACGCCGTCAACGGCATGGCCGATCAGGCCGCGGCCTTCACTGTCGGTAAGTTGGCGGTCCCGGCCTGA
- a CDS encoding alkaline phosphatase D family protein, producing the protein MTLLLGPVLRHVAETTAMVWVQTDAPAEVTVLGSTARTFEVQGHHYALVAVQGLTPDSTTEYQVHLDGEQVWPEPDSRFPPSVIRTRGPATGQRLRVIFGSCRYPKTGDDRIDAKLGRDALDCYAERMTTQPSERWPDVLILLGDQVYADELTPDARQRLTGRRTNKKRPPDEVVSFDEYVGLYRHTWGDPEIRWVMSTLPTAMIFDDHDIRDDWNTSAAWRVAVNKKPWWRDRIRAGLASYWVYQHIGNLSPQQLDEDVDYQQILSAGGDRWPLLADLADRADREVDGEKGLRFSFRWDLGRSRLLMVDSRNARILDDGSRKMLGDREFGWVQRHVDDDLESLDHLILATSLPWLLPPAIGDMQTVNEIAADRSGIRGVMAEKIRQAADFEHWPAFSTSFLRFSELIEAAAGHAPRGPATVSVLSGDVHHSYAARARFGGRPDVPDDSDESDDHEARVHQLVCSPVHNYVPFYVKPVFRLGWSSWVARRARRWARRHGAPDLPMSWRNLSGPLFGNTIATLEITERHAGVVFEQPDDEGGLSAVSSIGLTD; encoded by the coding sequence GTGACTCTCCTGCTCGGCCCCGTCCTGCGCCACGTGGCAGAAACCACGGCGATGGTGTGGGTGCAGACCGACGCACCCGCCGAGGTCACCGTATTGGGTTCCACAGCTCGCACGTTCGAGGTACAAGGCCACCATTACGCGCTGGTGGCGGTGCAGGGACTCACGCCCGACAGCACCACCGAGTACCAGGTGCACCTCGACGGCGAGCAGGTCTGGCCGGAGCCGGATTCACGGTTCCCGCCCAGTGTCATCCGGACGCGCGGGCCGGCGACCGGGCAGCGGCTGCGGGTGATCTTCGGCTCCTGCCGCTATCCCAAGACCGGTGACGACCGGATCGACGCCAAGCTCGGCCGCGACGCGCTGGACTGCTACGCGGAGCGGATGACGACCCAGCCATCCGAGCGCTGGCCCGATGTGTTGATCCTGCTCGGCGACCAGGTGTACGCCGATGAGCTCACACCCGATGCGCGCCAACGGCTCACCGGACGTCGCACGAACAAGAAGCGGCCACCCGACGAGGTGGTCAGCTTCGACGAATACGTGGGTCTCTATCGCCACACCTGGGGGGATCCTGAGATCCGCTGGGTGATGTCGACTCTGCCCACCGCGATGATCTTCGACGACCACGATATCCGTGATGACTGGAACACCTCGGCGGCATGGCGGGTGGCGGTCAACAAGAAGCCGTGGTGGCGCGATCGGATCCGCGCGGGACTGGCGTCCTACTGGGTGTATCAGCACATCGGCAATCTCAGTCCCCAACAGCTGGACGAGGACGTCGACTACCAGCAGATCCTGTCGGCCGGCGGTGATCGGTGGCCGCTGCTTGCCGATCTTGCCGACCGGGCCGACCGCGAAGTCGACGGTGAGAAAGGCCTGCGCTTCAGCTTCCGCTGGGATCTGGGCCGCAGTCGGCTGTTGATGGTCGATTCACGCAACGCGCGCATCTTGGACGACGGCAGCCGCAAGATGTTGGGTGACCGTGAGTTCGGCTGGGTGCAACGTCACGTGGACGACGATCTGGAGTCGTTGGACCATCTGATCCTGGCGACCTCACTGCCGTGGTTGCTGCCGCCTGCGATCGGCGATATGCAAACCGTGAACGAGATCGCCGCCGACCGGTCGGGGATTCGTGGCGTGATGGCCGAGAAGATCCGGCAGGCCGCGGATTTCGAGCATTGGCCCGCGTTCTCGACATCCTTCCTACGGTTCAGCGAGCTGATCGAGGCGGCGGCGGGCCATGCACCGCGAGGGCCGGCGACCGTCAGCGTGCTGTCCGGTGATGTGCACCATTCCTACGCCGCCCGGGCCCGATTCGGTGGAAGACCCGACGTCCCCGACGATTCTGATGAATCCGACGACCATGAAGCCCGAGTGCACCAACTGGTCTGCTCCCCCGTGCACAACTACGTGCCGTTCTACGTCAAGCCGGTGTTCCGGTTGGGCTGGTCGTCCTGGGTTGCTCGACGCGCCCGCCGCTGGGCGCGCAGGCACGGTGCACCTGATCTGCCGATGTCCTGGCGCAACCTGAGCGGGCCGTTGTTCGGGAACACGATCGCAACCCTTGAGATCACGGAGCGACACGCCGGCGTGGTGTTCGAACAGCCCGACGATGAGGGTGGGCTGAGTGCGGTGAGCAGCATCGGCCTGACCGACTGA
- a CDS encoding PrpF domain-containing protein, translated as MRGGTSKCWLFNAVDVDPIVDRAGGLDALLTSAFGSGDPRQLDGVGGGSSTTSKAAIVRRSSHPDIDIDYQFAQIAIADRRVEWASNCGNCATAIGLYALQSGLVPVDDEVTAVRLRHQVSGAVLTATISTPGGKVPTEGTAAVPGTTALGVPVGLSFTGLDAAPVLPTGRPVDSVDAGDRTYRATLVATGAPAALFDASDLGLDGTESNAEFAHQTTLLMELRKNASLQMGLRRFGDPVSNSIPKVGIVGAARDYRTTAGALIGADAYDVSVRMLSMLAPHPAIGLTSAVAVAAAATVRDGVLSGLKLHQGAPLRIGTAAGVLPVDLGYSPDGRLATVTLHRATRRIASAELFVSEVARQPIGA; from the coding sequence ATGCGGGGCGGAACCAGCAAGTGCTGGCTGTTCAACGCCGTCGATGTCGACCCGATCGTCGATCGCGCAGGCGGGCTCGACGCGCTGCTGACGTCCGCGTTCGGCTCGGGTGACCCCCGCCAGCTCGACGGCGTCGGGGGCGGTAGCTCGACGACATCCAAAGCGGCGATCGTGCGCCGATCGAGCCACCCCGACATCGACATCGACTACCAATTCGCCCAGATCGCCATCGCCGACCGCAGGGTCGAATGGGCCAGCAACTGCGGGAACTGCGCCACCGCGATAGGGCTCTACGCACTGCAGTCGGGGCTGGTCCCGGTCGACGACGAGGTGACCGCGGTGCGGTTGCGGCATCAGGTCTCGGGCGCAGTCCTGACGGCGACCATCTCCACTCCGGGTGGAAAGGTGCCCACCGAAGGCACGGCCGCGGTACCGGGCACCACCGCGCTGGGCGTGCCGGTCGGACTCTCCTTCACCGGTCTCGATGCGGCACCGGTTCTGCCGACCGGCCGTCCCGTGGACTCCGTCGATGCCGGTGATCGCACGTACCGCGCGACCCTGGTCGCTACCGGCGCCCCCGCGGCATTGTTCGACGCCTCAGATCTGGGACTGGACGGCACCGAGAGCAACGCCGAATTCGCCCACCAGACAACCCTGTTGATGGAACTGCGCAAGAACGCGTCATTGCAGATGGGGCTGCGCCGGTTCGGCGATCCGGTGAGCAACTCCATCCCCAAGGTCGGGATCGTCGGCGCAGCACGGGATTACCGCACGACTGCCGGTGCCTTGATCGGCGCCGACGCCTATGACGTCTCGGTGCGGATGCTGTCCATGCTCGCCCCGCACCCCGCGATCGGTCTGACATCGGCCGTCGCAGTCGCTGCTGCCGCCACGGTGCGCGATGGTGTGCTATCCGGACTGAAACTGCACCAGGGAGCACCGCTGCGGATCGGGACGGCGGCCGGCGTGCTACCGGTCGACCTTGGGTACTCGCCCGACGGCAGGCTGGCGACGGTGACGCTGCACCGCGCGACGCGGCGGATCGCCTCGGCCGAACTCTTCGTCTCCGAGGTCGCCCGCCAACCGATCGGAGCCTGA
- a CDS encoding SLC13 family permease: MSYVEILPLIALVAMFVIATICPINIGILGFIGAFAVGAFLLGYDDKEILAEFPSSIVLTIIGVTYFFGMAKQNGTIDLLVNACIRGVRGRVTVVPWVFFFCASVLTALGTFSPAAVALIVPAAMTFAARTRMSPLVMGIMTINGAHAGAFSPISVSGVLVVDLVEKSGLTVNPWLLFFASYAINLLLSVLTIVGYAALSRVRDLEYTALGSQPTAPDDLGGAGSAAGPAREPAGGVGVLTRPARTEAATAVQPSVTGVQKLTLFLIATVLVLVLVLHMPISFVAIAAGAVLAFTDLSKQSEAIAGISWPTVLLVAGMVTYISIVEEVGTIDHLAQMAITVGAPLLVALVLCYVIGVTSAFASSTALLAAIIPLALPLLQMGTLPVVGVVAALAIAATVVDVSPFSTNGALVLANAQGIDRPRFYRQLLLNAGIVVAVAPALCWLLLVLVPGFA; the protein is encoded by the coding sequence ATGAGTTATGTAGAGATACTGCCGCTGATCGCGCTGGTCGCGATGTTCGTCATCGCCACGATCTGCCCGATCAATATCGGCATCCTGGGCTTCATCGGCGCATTCGCCGTCGGAGCCTTCCTCCTCGGCTATGACGACAAAGAGATCCTCGCCGAGTTCCCCAGCTCGATCGTCCTGACGATCATCGGTGTCACCTACTTCTTCGGGATGGCCAAGCAGAACGGAACCATCGACCTGCTGGTCAACGCATGTATCCGCGGAGTTCGCGGACGTGTGACCGTGGTGCCCTGGGTGTTCTTCTTCTGCGCATCGGTGCTGACCGCGCTGGGCACCTTCAGTCCGGCCGCCGTCGCGCTGATCGTGCCGGCCGCCATGACGTTTGCAGCACGCACGAGGATGAGCCCGCTGGTGATGGGCATCATGACCATCAACGGCGCGCATGCCGGGGCCTTTTCGCCGATCTCGGTGTCCGGCGTACTCGTGGTCGACCTGGTCGAGAAGAGCGGCCTGACGGTCAACCCCTGGCTCCTCTTCTTCGCGAGCTACGCCATCAACCTGCTCCTCTCGGTGCTCACCATCGTCGGGTATGCCGCCTTGTCCCGCGTCCGCGACCTCGAGTACACCGCGCTCGGTTCGCAGCCGACGGCGCCGGACGATCTCGGCGGTGCCGGGTCTGCGGCGGGACCGGCACGCGAGCCTGCCGGCGGTGTGGGAGTTCTGACCCGTCCGGCACGTACCGAGGCCGCCACGGCGGTCCAGCCCTCCGTTACCGGGGTACAGAAACTGACCCTGTTTCTGATCGCCACGGTGCTGGTGCTGGTTCTCGTGCTGCACATGCCGATCAGCTTCGTGGCGATCGCGGCAGGGGCGGTGCTGGCGTTCACCGACCTGTCCAAGCAGAGTGAGGCCATCGCCGGCATCAGCTGGCCGACCGTCCTGCTGGTCGCCGGGATGGTGACCTATATATCGATCGTCGAAGAGGTCGGCACCATCGATCACCTGGCCCAGATGGCCATCACGGTGGGTGCGCCGCTGCTGGTGGCACTGGTGCTCTGCTACGTCATCGGCGTGACATCGGCGTTCGCCTCGTCGACGGCATTGTTGGCCGCGATCATCCCGTTGGCGCTCCCGCTGCTGCAGATGGGCACCCTTCCGGTGGTCGGCGTCGTGGCCGCGTTGGCGATCGCTGCCACCGTCGTCGACGTGTCGCCGTTTTCGACCAACGGCGCCCTGGTCCTTGCCAACGCCCAGGGCATCGACCGGCCCCGCTTCTACCGACAGCTGCTGCTCAACGCAGGCATCGTGGTCGCGGTCGCCCCGGCGCTGTGCTGGCTGCTGTTGGTCCTGGTCCCCGGCTTCGCCTGA